In bacterium, a single window of DNA contains:
- a CDS encoding DUF1622 domain-containing protein, translating to MFGIIKPLTGLMAGICQLLAILVIFIGVIKALIIFMKDVFSSSESIRDIQESRMELGHSFSLGLGFLIGASIVNTTVAPAWDDIGKLAAIIALRTALNYFLLREINIRTEPLNKKNE from the coding sequence ATGTTTGGTATAATTAAACCGCTGACCGGTCTGATGGCAGGCATTTGCCAGCTTCTGGCAATTCTGGTGATTTTCATAGGAGTCATAAAAGCGCTTATTATTTTTATGAAGGACGTATTTTCTTCTTCGGAGTCGATTCGTGATATCCAGGAAAGCCGTATGGAACTCGGCCATTCCTTTTCACTCGGACTGGGGTTTCTGATAGGGGCAAGTATTGTGAACACAACCGTTGCGCCCGCCTGGGATGATATCGGCAAGCTTGCTGCGATCATTGCGTTACGGACAGCTTTGAATTACTTTCTTTTACGTGAGATAAACATCCGAACCGAGCCGTTGAATAAAAAAAATGAATGA
- a CDS encoding FGGY-family carbohydrate kinase produces the protein MDSYSEQVLMGIDLGATGIKAAVFSLDGALIASASRRNGPVPQPGGKEGWLIWDADDIWDKVCQCTREVIGHLASPSQIGGVSVSGFGVDGAPVDEKGRLLYPLSSWHDTRNIEETEWLTKQIDPYEIYEITGFHNYSIQTVNRLRWLAVHEPDVLKKAHCYLMTQDFLVNRLSGEFTTEITMASTTTVLDIDEDRWSDRMLDTIGVSRTVFPEVSQSGRKIGVVTGKAAEQSGIPAGTPVATGGHDCEIGALGAGVTDPETFVDITGTWEMIIAILDTFTPNRTLFDSGIDWERHCLPGQYLCQSLMIAGGVLEWVGANLYRGTEESALYGTMIGEAQAFGPGAGGVAVLPSFIRGMGPFQAYGSLGTILGITTTTTRGQIVRAVFEATCYQLARQIRVIEDNTGAVCRRLRSLGGVQKNEFWLQMKADVTGKPVEVIANPEVTLLGAAILAGMGAGVYRNEQDALSRMTFPMKVYEPDNTRHEEYRDWYERFFANIAPALHPVYGAV, from the coding sequence ATGGACAGCTATTCGGAACAGGTTCTCATGGGAATCGATCTCGGCGCGACCGGCATAAAGGCCGCCGTGTTCAGCCTCGACGGCGCTCTCATCGCATCCGCATCACGCCGTAACGGGCCGGTGCCGCAGCCGGGCGGAAAGGAAGGCTGGCTCATCTGGGATGCCGATGACATATGGGACAAGGTATGCCAGTGCACCCGGGAGGTCATAGGGCATCTTGCATCACCCTCGCAGATCGGTGGTGTATCGGTGTCGGGTTTCGGGGTGGACGGCGCCCCCGTGGACGAGAAAGGCCGTCTTCTTTATCCTCTTTCGAGCTGGCACGATACCCGTAACATCGAGGAAACCGAATGGCTTACGAAGCAGATCGATCCCTATGAAATCTATGAGATAACCGGGTTCCACAACTACAGCATCCAGACAGTCAACCGTCTGCGCTGGCTCGCTGTCCATGAACCGGATGTCCTGAAAAAAGCCCACTGCTACCTCATGACGCAGGATTTTCTCGTCAACCGTCTCTCCGGCGAGTTCACTACCGAGATCACCATGGCGTCGACGACAACGGTGCTCGATATCGATGAAGACCGGTGGAGTGACCGTATGCTCGACACGATCGGCGTGAGCAGGACTGTCTTCCCTGAAGTCTCCCAGTCGGGCCGTAAAATCGGCGTTGTCACCGGTAAAGCCGCGGAGCAGTCCGGTATACCCGCCGGTACGCCGGTCGCCACGGGCGGTCATGACTGTGAAATCGGCGCGCTCGGAGCCGGGGTGACCGATCCAGAAACTTTCGTGGACATCACCGGGACATGGGAAATGATCATCGCGATTCTCGATACATTCACGCCGAACCGGACGCTCTTCGACTCCGGCATCGACTGGGAGCGTCACTGTCTGCCGGGCCAGTATCTCTGCCAGAGCCTCATGATCGCGGGCGGCGTGCTCGAATGGGTCGGCGCGAATCTTTACCGCGGCACGGAGGAAAGCGCCCTGTACGGAACCATGATCGGGGAGGCGCAGGCGTTCGGGCCCGGAGCGGGCGGCGTCGCGGTGCTGCCCTCCTTTATCAGGGGTATGGGCCCGTTCCAGGCGTACGGCTCGCTCGGTACCATACTCGGCATCACCACAACCACGACGCGCGGGCAGATAGTCCGGGCTGTGTTCGAGGCGACCTGTTACCAGCTCGCCCGTCAGATCAGGGTCATCGAGGACAACACCGGCGCTGTATGCAGACGGCTCCGTTCACTTGGTGGAGTCCAGAAGAACGAGTTTTGGCTCCAGATGAAAGCCGATGTGACCGGGAAACCGGTCGAGGTCATCGCCAACCCCGAGGTCACCCTCCTTGGAGCCGCGATTCTTGCCGGAATGGGTGCTGGAGTTTACCGGAACGAACAGGACGCCCTGTCCCGGATGACCTTCCCCATGAAGGTGTACGAGCCCGACAACACCCGTCACGAGGAGTACCGCGACTGGTACGAGCGGTTTTTCGCGAATATCGCCCCGGCACTGCACCCGGTATACGGAGCGGTTTAA
- a CDS encoding DUF362 domain-containing protein: MAHKKETNKETLLFADAVIESLEMEKTLPAKFKRMLLRSKLPKRVEGKTVTIKMHLGGGIGFTTIHPVFVRILVDAVKSGGAKSVKIIDSRAETGIARGYTREVLDCPVVSCFGETGKYYYHEPIGFKELDEALLSGEAIDCDFFIDLSHVKGHGTCGFGGSLKNIAMGLITPETRSKLHHLEGGLTIDREKCVYCLKCFKACPNQAIQKNDARKEISFFFHNCTYCQHCVMICPEKAITMEDRRFEDFSQGMALVTAAFLKKFKPENLFFINFLTNITIYCDCWEFSSPSLVPDIGILAGNDIAAIETASLDLIKTENFLPTGLPKNRKLGDGKHLFEKIHAKNPYIMIDYLQEYYPCNSGYALDEVK; this comes from the coding sequence ATGGCACACAAAAAAGAGACTAACAAGGAAACACTGCTATTCGCAGATGCCGTGATCGAGAGTCTTGAAATGGAAAAGACACTCCCGGCGAAATTCAAACGTATGCTGCTCAGGAGTAAGCTCCCCAAGCGTGTCGAGGGTAAAACGGTCACCATAAAGATGCACCTTGGCGGCGGCATCGGTTTTACCACCATCCATCCGGTGTTTGTGAGAATTCTTGTCGATGCGGTCAAGAGCGGCGGCGCTAAATCGGTGAAAATCATCGACAGCAGGGCGGAAACCGGCATCGCACGGGGGTATACCCGAGAGGTGCTCGACTGCCCGGTCGTCTCATGTTTCGGCGAGACAGGCAAATACTACTACCATGAGCCGATCGGTTTCAAGGAGCTTGACGAGGCCCTTCTTTCCGGCGAGGCAATCGACTGCGACTTTTTCATCGATCTTTCCCATGTCAAAGGTCACGGCACATGCGGATTCGGCGGCTCGCTCAAGAATATCGCAATGGGGCTTATCACTCCGGAAACCCGTAGTAAGCTTCACCACCTCGAGGGCGGGCTCACCATCGACCGTGAGAAATGCGTATACTGTCTCAAGTGCTTTAAAGCCTGTCCCAACCAGGCGATCCAGAAAAACGACGCCCGAAAGGAAATCTCCTTCTTTTTCCATAACTGTACCTACTGTCAGCACTGTGTGATGATCTGCCCCGAAAAGGCTATCACCATGGAAGACCGGAGGTTCGAGGATTTCTCACAGGGAATGGCGCTCGTTACAGCGGCGTTTCTGAAAAAATTCAAGCCGGAAAATCTGTTCTTTATCAATTTCCTCACCAATATCACCATATACTGCGACTGCTGGGAGTTCAGCTCCCCGTCGCTCGTGCCGGACATCGGAATACTGGCGGGAAACGACATTGCGGCAATCGAGACCGCCTCGCTCGACCTTATTAAGACCGAGAACTTCCTGCCCACCGGCCTGCCGAAAAACCGTAAGCTCGGCGATGGGAAACATCTGTTCGAAAAGATACATGCCAAGAATCCGTATATCATGATCGATTATCTGCAGGAATACTATCCCTGCAATTCAGGCTATGCGCTCGATGAAGTGAAATAA
- a CDS encoding beta-galactosidase → MIPSEDTIRGRSLNINNRPSFMFGGEIHYFRIPQTHWNDRLKKTRAAFINTIGSYIPWNLHEPEKGIWRFDGGCNLRAWIESVRKSGMQFFARPGPYICSEWDMGGLPPWLIGEADAVRTVDPHYMAAVSRWFHEVNRILRDFLPEAGGNLILYQIENEFLWGELQYFLQMADIVRRDGITSPLVTNLNPSVRRHTPITDTLDLYPGPWNVHKSEVAIADLLEEQPEKPAACVEFQTGFAAEAGSTLPTMVGMIGQSWVEVHIKDCIARGLNLINFYMFCGGTTFGYHTGRRDITSYDYDSAIREWGELDGKYYMVRRIGSFLHHFGNDLVQTLPDGDIPVQAPRGVSVLRRSGYECVFLFPRNLTRSPQEITLRIEVPGQGGIPFPAKTALRLAPQSMKILPVNIPLGGAIRLVYSTSEVFGVYRLEDELIIVVYGEPGEPGEILIGGYGSFDHSRGNAAVEKTGDNLLVSFTHTPGFFHILLVSELEDELSNVLGGIRIIVADRATAEHTWIGIRGVDRFPIMSNLYFMDIESSAAESLFLAVSMRPGDNQWFEFPCNCTPIIPPTVSFNGENLKTVTVNKLLKTVRVELPPVEEPLYSGTMTLTGWTMEAENPLALSDDGGWKPYNAFRGNEHSGQFDTGYYGYRCSFGINDDPGGKSLHLTEIHDNAVVYLNGVCLGGVIAYDSNGSRYSADVSEILRRDKQNELFVLLESEGRPRKGDEAAVTGITGPVILSGLSEDIPLVSWKRTVLRFETESMLGAVPSEALPESDDSGWETVSVRPGWDSRIVIPPSTTYIEHGHERLYVVYRTSFQIDGKNRPGGCVLDIGKADGKCWIYLNGRPVDKKHQERFCADLTPYVTEGENVLVIILRNFRWYTTIGLRGAITLRCVDRVLGDGWECIHGLPGQRKGFPETGMGAVKNPPENVDFPGMAWFFHEFAFTSQPGWTAPPGLTLKGWNAKILIYLNGFLIGRYHPDGPQERFYLPEDRLADTIRLVLFCNAFGKPLKTGSAEIGPYYRVKEGMIEIGF, encoded by the coding sequence ATGATTCCTTCAGAGGATACGATCAGGGGACGGTCGCTTAATATTAATAACCGCCCGTCCTTCATGTTCGGCGGAGAAATCCATTATTTCCGTATTCCGCAGACGCACTGGAATGACCGTCTCAAAAAAACCCGCGCAGCCTTCATCAACACCATCGGCTCGTACATACCGTGGAACCTGCACGAGCCGGAGAAGGGAATATGGCGGTTTGACGGGGGCTGCAACCTCAGGGCCTGGATCGAATCCGTCCGTAAGAGCGGTATGCAGTTCTTCGCCCGTCCGGGGCCGTATATCTGCAGCGAATGGGATATGGGCGGACTCCCACCCTGGCTCATCGGTGAAGCGGATGCAGTCCGCACGGTCGATCCGCATTACATGGCCGCGGTGAGCCGCTGGTTTCACGAGGTGAACCGTATCCTCCGCGATTTTCTCCCGGAGGCCGGCGGCAATCTCATCCTGTACCAGATCGAGAACGAATTCCTGTGGGGCGAGCTCCAGTATTTTCTCCAGATGGCGGACATCGTGCGCCGTGACGGGATAACATCGCCGCTCGTGACCAATCTCAACCCGTCAGTCCGCAGGCATACCCCGATAACCGATACGCTCGACCTCTACCCGGGGCCGTGGAATGTCCATAAATCGGAGGTCGCCATCGCCGACCTGCTCGAAGAGCAGCCGGAAAAACCCGCAGCCTGTGTCGAGTTCCAGACGGGTTTCGCAGCTGAAGCCGGGAGCACGCTTCCCACAATGGTCGGCATGATCGGGCAATCATGGGTCGAAGTTCATATCAAGGACTGCATCGCCCGCGGGCTCAACCTTATCAACTTCTACATGTTCTGCGGCGGAACGACGTTCGGTTACCATACCGGGCGCCGTGATATCACCTCGTACGATTACGACAGCGCCATCCGCGAGTGGGGAGAGCTCGACGGCAAGTATTACATGGTGCGCCGTATCGGGAGTTTTCTCCATCACTTCGGTAATGACCTCGTACAAACACTGCCTGACGGTGATATACCGGTTCAGGCGCCGCGCGGCGTCTCTGTTCTCCGGCGGAGCGGATATGAGTGCGTCTTTTTGTTCCCGCGCAATCTCACGCGGTCGCCGCAGGAGATTACCCTGAGGATTGAAGTGCCGGGTCAGGGCGGGATTCCGTTTCCCGCAAAAACCGCTCTCCGTCTCGCGCCGCAGTCCATGAAAATACTGCCGGTCAACATTCCACTCGGCGGAGCCATCCGCCTTGTCTACAGCACATCGGAGGTATTCGGAGTTTACCGTCTCGAGGACGAGCTGATCATCGTAGTGTACGGCGAACCGGGCGAACCGGGCGAGATTCTCATCGGCGGTTATGGTTCATTCGACCATTCGCGCGGAAACGCCGCAGTCGAAAAGACCGGGGACAACCTGCTCGTTTCATTCACGCATACACCCGGATTTTTCCACATTCTGCTCGTAAGCGAGCTCGAGGACGAATTATCGAACGTTCTCGGCGGCATCCGCATCATCGTCGCGGACAGAGCAACCGCTGAACACACATGGATCGGGATAAGAGGCGTCGACCGTTTCCCCATCATGTCGAATCTCTATTTCATGGATATCGAATCCTCGGCAGCGGAGAGCCTTTTTCTGGCTGTTTCCATGAGGCCCGGGGATAATCAGTGGTTCGAGTTTCCCTGCAACTGCACGCCGATCATTCCGCCCACAGTGTCTTTTAACGGGGAGAACCTGAAGACGGTCACGGTCAACAAGCTTCTGAAAACGGTCAGGGTAGAGCTTCCTCCTGTCGAAGAACCCCTTTATTCGGGAACGATGACGCTCACCGGCTGGACAATGGAGGCGGAGAATCCGCTTGCCCTTTCAGACGATGGCGGGTGGAAGCCTTACAATGCGTTCCGGGGGAACGAGCACTCCGGCCAGTTTGATACAGGTTATTACGGCTACCGGTGTTCGTTCGGAATCAACGACGACCCCGGAGGAAAAAGCCTCCATCTTACCGAGATTCACGACAACGCGGTCGTCTACCTCAACGGTGTTTGCCTCGGCGGTGTTATCGCATATGATTCAAACGGCTCACGGTACAGCGCCGATGTGAGCGAAATATTGCGCCGCGATAAACAAAACGAGCTGTTCGTGCTTCTCGAAAGCGAAGGACGGCCCCGCAAGGGCGATGAAGCAGCAGTTACCGGTATCACCGGCCCCGTTATTCTGTCAGGCCTGTCGGAGGATATCCCGCTCGTTTCGTGGAAACGCACGGTTCTCCGTTTCGAGACGGAATCCATGCTCGGCGCGGTTCCCTCAGAAGCCCTTCCCGAAAGCGACGACAGCGGATGGGAAACGGTTTCGGTCAGGCCGGGATGGGACAGCCGTATCGTCATACCGCCCTCGACGACCTATATCGAGCACGGCCACGAGCGGCTCTATGTCGTCTACCGCACGAGTTTTCAGATCGACGGGAAAAACCGGCCTGGCGGATGTGTGCTCGATATCGGAAAAGCGGACGGGAAATGCTGGATATACCTCAACGGCAGGCCGGTCGATAAAAAGCACCAGGAGCGCTTCTGCGCCGACCTTACGCCGTATGTAACAGAGGGGGAAAATGTTCTCGTCATCATCCTCCGTAATTTCCGCTGGTACACGACCATCGGCCTGCGCGGCGCGATAACGTTGCGGTGTGTGGACAGGGTTTTGGGCGATGGCTGGGAATGTATACACGGATTGCCCGGTCAGCGTAAAGGATTTCCCGAAACCGGTATGGGCGCTGTAAAAAATCCCCCTGAAAACGTCGATTTCCCAGGGATGGCGTGGTTTTTCCATGAATTTGCCTTTACGTCACAGCCCGGCTGGACAGCTCCGCCCGGTCTGACGCTGAAGGGATGGAACGCCAAGATACTCATCTACCTCAACGGATTTCTCATCGGCCGCTACCATCCCGATGGCCCCCAGGAACGGTTTTATCTGCCCGAGGACCGGCTCGCCGACACCATCCGTCTCGTACTGTTCTGCAATGCGTTCGGGAAACCGTTGAAAACCGGCAGCGCGGAAATCGGTCCATATTACAGGGTGAAGGAAGGCATGATCGAAATCGGTTTTTAA